The Maniola hyperantus chromosome 9, iAphHyp1.2, whole genome shotgun sequence genome includes a region encoding these proteins:
- the LOC138402754 gene encoding uncharacterized protein: protein MGILDLIIIAHIIEAEEEEAEEIRRERFKRKRNIWVHDLWKKRRLFGQFQTFCTNLHLYPSIYYDYYKMNYDKFESLLEILRPHIQKQNTNYRLAISAEERLSVCLRFLTTAISFKALAHEYRMGYSTVLLIVHETCSAIWKCLRPRVMPKPTAQLWTKLAKEFETQWNFPNCIGAIDGKHVNIRAPWNSGSQFYNYKKYFSVVLLAIADANYRFVVVDIGAYGRNSDSGILSSSRLGQLLNNNTLDIPPSKCLPGTTEALPHVFVGDEAFPLHEHIMRPFPGSQMSTDVEKKIFNYRLSRARRIVESSFGILTQKFEVFQKRIRMQPKYLDIMILACTCLHNYLRNDEIFENIIETVPINSILQNLQADSVSRENAISIRDKFKTYFNSCGAVSWQNEMISRS, encoded by the exons ATGGGTATTTtggatttaattattattgcacaTATAATTGAAGCAGAAGAGGAAGAGGCCGAAGAGATAAGGAGGGaaagatttaaaagaaaaagaaatatttgGGTACACGACCTGTGGAAGAAAAGACGTTTGTTTGGCCAATTTCAAACATTTTGCACAAATTTACATCTGTATCCTAGCATTTATTATGACTATTATAAAATGAACTATGACAAATTTGAAAGTTTGTTGGAAATTCTCAGGCCACAtattcaaaaacaaaatacCAATTATAGATTGGCTATTTCCGCTGAAGAAAGACTGTCAGTCTGCCTCAG atttttaaCTACTGCTATCAGTTTCAAAGCGCTAGCTCACGAGTATCGAATGGGATATAGTACTGTACTTCTAATTGTTCACGAAACTTGCTCTGCGATATGGAAGTGTTTACGGCCGCGTGTTATGCCAAAACCGACAGCTCAGCTATGGACCAAACTAGCAAAAGAATTTGAAACTCAATGGAATTTTCCTAACTGTATAGGAGCCATAGATGGCAAACATGTTAATATAAGAGCACCTTGGAACAGCGGCAGTCAATTTTAtaactacaaaaaatatttcagtgTAGTTTTATTAGCCATAGCTGATGCAAATTACCGATTCGTTGTAGTCGATATTGGAGCATACGGTCGCAATAGTGATAGTGGCATTTTAAGCAGCTCCAGATTAGGACaattattgaataataataCACTGGATATACCACCTAGTAAATGTTTGCCAGGTACGACAGAAGCATTGCCACATGTATTTGTTGGAGATGAGGCTTTCCCGCTACATGAACACATAATGAGACCTTTTCCTGGAAGCCAAATGTCGACAGACGTcgagaagaaaatatttaactatCGCCTAAGCCGTGCAAGACGTATTGTAGAGAGCAGTTTCGGAATACTAACACAAAAATTTGAGGTTTTCCAAAAGAGAATTAGAATGCAACCCAAATACCTGGACATTATGATACTAGCGTGCACTTGTTTACATAATTACCTAAGAAATGatgaaatatttgaaaacaTAATTGAAACAGTGCCAATAAATAGTATATTACAAAATCTTCAAGCGGATTCTGTTTCCCGAGAAAATGCTATCTCTATAAGAGATAAATTTAAGACTTATTTTAATTCTTGTGGTGCCGTTTCTTGGCAAAACGAAATGATTTCCCGTAGTTAA